GTCCGAGTAGACCTTGTAGAACCCGCGACCCGAATCAGAGTATCCGGAGTAGACGGTgttggagaagaaggagaagaggtTGGGGACGGTTGAGTTTGTGGAGGGGTTGGAATCGGCGAAGAGAATCTGGGAGCGGTGGGAGTCGTACCAGGCGCGTTCCTTGGGGTCGGAGAGGACCTCGTAGGCCTGGGCAAGCTCTTGGAAGCGGGCGGTGGCTTCGGCCTGGGAGAGGCCGGACTGGACGAGCTTGTCTGGGTGGCGCTGCAGCGCCAGCTTCCTGTAGGCCGACCGGATTTCGTCGGCCGCGCAGTCGCGGCTCAGGCCCAGCACCTCGTAGTGGCACCGCTTTTCCGATGTCATGCTCTCCCCTGGGTGGTGGCGAAGTTGTGTCGTATGTTATTAGGGAATCGGCCCCAAATACTTAAAAATACTTGAACAGGGTTGGACCAGGGGTGTTCAAGCCCTAAGATTTAAATCAGGGTTGGACCAGGGGCCCAAATCTAATTGTCGATATTGAAAACTCATGGACTAAATTAAAATCACGGGAAAACCTAAGaactaaaattgattttattattagtttatgGAGAAATGGTAAAACTTTCGGGAATTGTTGTTATGATGATACATTAGggtaatatataaataaatatggtaatattaaaattagttttaataattaaagaaacaattaataataaaactGTTTAATATAAGGAGAAAGGGTGAAACTTTCAGGAATTAGTGTTTTGATGAAAAATTGACAATTACATCAATAAGGAGGGATGAATTCATAATGAGAAAATTTCAAGCAAAATAAGAgctaacacttttttttttcttttttttataagtaaaaagtGTATTATCAAAACGTACAGAATGGTGCAACCCATATATACAAGAAGTATAAAGGGTAACTCCTATTGACTAAAAAAAGATTTACGAAGCTCTAAGAAATGAGAAAAGGTGGGCTCCTGAGAGTTCAACCAAGTCCCGCTCCAAGAGAACAAAATATGTAACGCCAACTTTCTCAATTCAATCATGCCGCTCTCCTTATCCTCAAAGCTGCGTGCATTCCGTTCACGCCATAAACACCACATCACACATAATAGGATGAGCTTCCACATACGCAAAGCATACGCAAAGCATGCCTATTACCTAATTGACCCCTCCAAATTTCCAAGATATCACTCACTTTTCGTGGCATAGCCCAACTCACTCCAAAGAGTTGAAAGAAAACACTCCACACTTCATTTGTAACCTCACAATGTAGGAATAGATGGTCAATGGACTCTCCCCATTGTTTACACATATAACACCACTTCATTACCATAATATTCATCTTGCTTGGGAAGATGCCATATCTCACTCTCTTTGGACCCCTCCTTTGCTTGGTAGCTTTGAAGCTAATTTTAATTTGGCAGTGAGAGATGGATGATTTTGCTGTTGCATCTGTGGTGACCAGTGATCAACTGCTATTGGTGAAGCTCTAGCTGCTCTTTTGGTGACTCATGCAGCCAGTTTGTATGAGATTGATAATCTTATCCTTGAAGGGGACTCTATTAACATTATTTTGACTAATCAAAATCCAAGTTTGTTTATGGATTGAACTTTGCTAATGTAGTAGTTGTTATTAGACTTAATTTGCTTGCTTTTCATGTTTGAAAGGCTGTAAAAATTTCAAGGTGTGCCAATTTTTGTGCACATTCTTTAGCAAGATAGGTCGTTTCCCACctagtgtttggaagcattctcaatTGATCTCCCATTCTCACTTCTATTCAGATCAAGAATAGTAAAGACTCACCTTTGTAATCCTttcctcatttgaaaaaaaaaaaaaaaaaaaagagtgatgaATTGGTATTTTGATTATTAAAAAGATTGACTCCCAGGTTGATATAGGATGATAGAATTGTGTGTTGAGTTACAATAACTAACTATAATATTGGATGTAAATGTCCAAAGCCAAAAAGAAACAGCCTAAAATGAGaactatattaaattactttttatagatatatatgtatgtatgtatgtatgtaaacCTGTTATTACAAGATGTAAGCATGCTCCAAGAGACAAGAAGATTGCTAACTTCAATTACTTCTATTTTTACAAGTTCAATAGGTTGCTACGATGCTACAACTGGCTGGCTTAACtagatattttttaatttgataagtaattttattatcattaaATAAGCCTAAATGagtgcaaccctagtacacactACATTGTGAGTATACAAAGAGAACCCCTAATCAGAcgaaaaagaactaaaattcaaaaaatctgcaaaacTAGAAACAATCAAACTATGACGGCAAGTATCCAAGTATATAAAGTAACTAGAGAAATTCAATTGACTATGTCCACTAAACCTGTAAAATTGATATGATACAACATTCCCATCTTCAAAACAAACATAATAGGAAAATTTTGTGATTCAATGGGTTTCTAAACCACTTCTTGTAAAGAAGATCCCTTTTTGTCTACGGATAAGCTGGCAACTCCTGGCACCTTACCATTGTTTAGCCCATCATTAAAGTGCTCTCTGAGGAATTCCACAGCCATGAACGTTAGAGCAGAAGCTGGAATATACCATGCAATCCTGGGGACACTACCCTTGAACATTCCATTTGTGCCTTCAGCCATCCACACATTACGAATTGCATCAAACCAGCCATTGTACCTGCGAGTTAACAATAATATCAGAAAGCTCGAAGTTACTGGGCTCATTTGGTAACGCTTTTAAAATagcttttttgctttttagaaaaaataagtaaaatattaacaaacaactcaaaacactcaaaattactttcacttttatgtcatatcacaaccaaaaagtaaaaaatacaatctaaaaagtttttcaaaacaaaccatCTTTTCTAACTTCTGTTCAATCAGAAAGAAAATCCACCCACTACTTTAAGGCATGAATGCAAGATCCAAGGCAAATCACCAAGCTAAAACCAATAAGGAGGTCCTTCCATAGAAGCTATATGAGGAAGCTCTCCCTTGTGTGTGTAAGTAACTATGTGTGTCTGCTGTGGGACATGTTAAACTTTGTAATATAGAAGTTTCCCCCATCGTGTTCTTATCAGACATGCTGAACTCCACTTGTTGATTATTATATAGCACAGGTTGAGATACAGGTCCTgctaattttactttttaagtgTATTAGTTGACCATAGAACTTTTATTTTACATCCCAAAACACAATAAATCCACCAGTATAAAAAGGTGAGATAGGGTAGATAAATAGAAAACAACTACCGCACTAAAATTATATCCTTTGTATCGAGGACAATATGTGTCTTTGCAAGTGTCCACATGCATATGCACAACAATTAACttcaaaaagaaatgataaaccTTGATCATGTAACTCTAGAAGTGGACTAACATGGCAAGAAAGCATGATTATAGTGTGATACTTGTGTTGAGATTAGTCCCACACAGCTTacctcatgaaaaaaaaaatgaaaaaatagtaCATTTAAAATTCTGATACCTGGTAGTCGATCCCTGTACTTGCAATCTTGTTTTGATGACATCCAAGGGAGTAGTGAGATATGCACTAAAACCTGTACAATTTTAGAGACCAATAAATTGCTGTTCAGAAAAAAGATAGATTGCTGAGTTCAATCATATAATATTTAGAAGTGCACTATTTAGAATGAAGCATAAGGAAGTCACATACCACCAGCTAGCCCTCCTAATAGAAATCCCTCCATAGAACTATTAACTTGGTAATTCGTATTGGGTATCCATTTTTGCTTCCCATATTCTGTGACATTTTTCATGGCTTCATAAAACATAACCTGCCATGTGCAAACGacaataataacaattaaacccaataaaaataaaataaaataaaatataaaaaagacaagaaagaaagaaagaaagaatatacAAGCAAAAAACGCCAACTTTGTCACTGTCTATATCCATGTATTGATCAATCCAAAGGCTATTGAGAAGAAAATTACAAGCTAGAGATTATTACATCATTTAGCAACAAACTAATTCCCCAGTGAAACAAGAATGATAAAAACATGATATTTCCTTTTAGAGACGAAATAAATTTGTACACAGAAAAAGTACCATGAAGATGATTTTGAATAATCAGCTATCAGTTCAGACGGGATCACAAAATTCCACCATTAGATCCTGTTTGCTACAGTTTTCAACTGTAACAATCACTGGCACAGGTTTTCAAGCAGGGTTAACCCAGGCAGTATACAAAATACAATGAACCGCAAATTCACACTATCAAATCCTGTTTGCCAGTGTGTTCAACTTTAGCAATCACTGGCTCCGGTTTTCCACGCAAGATTAACACCAGggtacaaaacaaaatacaataaaagagatttttggttttacttttatatttttaatttgaggcTTCTATTCAACCAAttcaaaataattcaaaacattttatcCATGTCACAACTAACCAATTTTGTTCAACCTGTGAACCAACCCTACATTAATTCACCACACATTTTTGTTCAtcaaaaattactaattaagaaTCTTGAACTCCATAGCAGTAATAATTGACAAGGAAATGAATATTTTGAGGACATCAATTGCTTGAAGACTTTAAACTTTCTTTTGACTACAAGGTTCCCACACGAACAAGTTTTCAAGTCAAAGAGTCATCTGGAGCAGCTAACCACCTTCTTTCTAATCCCTTCAAGATGAGTAGGTTTAAACCATCATTCAGAAGTAGGAAATTCCTCTGTAGAAATCCTAGCTTGTGCTTTCCCTGCCTGGAACCTTAAGCCcaatatttgaaaatttccCAAAGCTAAAAGCCCTGTTAGATAAAGTACCCTCAAGTGTAACCTACATTTAGGTAGTGTGTGTTTTAAGGCACTTATCAACCTGCACAGGACCTGCAGATTGCCAGatccttttctctctttaagcATAagtttacttcttcttttttataagtaataaaaaaatttataaaaaaacgtAAGGCATCCCTACTTACATAGTCAGTATACAATAGGAACACCTAACAAGAACAACACCAGATTGAACTCACCCAAAAGCCCTAGGAccctaaaacccaaaacccacaTAATGCTCACCCTAAGCATAGTTTACTTCATATAGCAACGAATTTAAATAGAAGATAATATTTTGCAAAAATATGTTGTGTATGCAATGTAATAAGAGGAAACCAAAACAAAGCAAGAAACTGTGAACTCTATAAAAAATATGCATACCATTAGACCAGCAAAAGGCACATCCCTTGCGAGTGTAGACCAGTAACTGTCAAAGCAACCAAAAAGGAAATTGTGTTATGGACAAAGAAATTGGGGGTGGGTGGGGAAGAGTATAATCAGCATGATTAGCTAAACAAGTAATAGGAGTTatagcatgtttgagattgcgtaagaaccttaaaaagtactttcaGTATTTGGAAAGCTGTGCCAAACAAAAGGATGACctgtttgataaaaatttcaaaagcacTTCTTTAACCTTTTTACTtcaaaaatggtcaaaatatacttttggaaaaagcttaaaaatgaagctttttctaaaaagttcttttttactttaaaagctctatttcccaacacaatctcaaacatgcttttaGAATTACACGGTTGTGAATCTAAACATCACACTTCATCTAAATCCACAAACATGAACAATAATAGATGAGAAAGCATTAAATTGGAAATGCATTAGATTTtcagaaacaaaaataatgttTAGTGAGAGTTATTTTACTTAAAGCCATGTTTTTTAACAAACTGAAGTCATGATCATCTTACATATGTAGTAAATAGATATATTAAATGTGTGTGCATTGGTAAGCGGGCAACAGTCTCTGTAATCTTAATAGTAAATGCATGGCTTTTGATGAAACTGGATTGCATGCATTCCAAGATCAAGTAACTTGTTCATATGATACTAACCAGTTGACCTAAAGAGATCTCGTCTTGATCATGGTTTACAAGAAACCTAATATCAGTGGGGTTAGACTCATCTGATTCAGCAGGATTCCAACTTATAGCCAATGGTCCTTAAGAATTAAATTTTCTACTGCCATTGTCtaatggagagaaagaaagaaagtgggGAAGTTgtctaaaacaaaatattagatTCAATATTATACTCAAAATAATAGCATTACCAAGAACTGGTTATAACATATGTACGCTTCTTTTAATAGTATGAATTTATATAACAAAAGATCACACAATTGAAAGAAATAGAGTATATTCTGACATATACCCTGCATATAGTCCTTTTGGACCCTGTTCCTTCCATATTGAACAGCCAGCCTGGAACATTCCTGTATAGTAACCATACATTTGCATACCAGGCTTCACAGAGCCCCAAGATGCCCTTGTGCCTTGAACCTGCATGCGTTGCTTCATCACCTCACAAGGAACATAAACAACAGAACCAAGTGTATCCCCTGAATTGCACAGAAGAACAAGGCAGAAATTCTGAGTACTCCAAGGCACACAATGGCTGTTGAGGTCACAATTGCCAAATTACTAATACTTTACactaaaggaaaaatataatgcaCACAAAATTCCTTGACAGGGAACATGGAAAAATGAGAGAATGCATCATTTATACATCTAACACAATGCTAGAGCAAAATGAATTACATACAACAGGGAAAATCCTGCATTATTAGCTTTGCGTAGATGCAGGGAAGGGAGTAATGAGAAGACAAGAGCCAAGGAATAAATGTTAACTTAATCATAATCAACAAGAACAGCAAGTCAAACAATTTGGCACACGTGGACTCATTGAATGTTGCAAGAAACTCACATTGCAGCATTACGAATAAAATTGAGTTAAATATTTTGGGAGCTCTAGACAGCTTACCAAGAGCTCCAGCAATGAAATGTGACCAGTAGCCACCAAGGCCTGGATGCGAGTCTTCAATCCACTTTTTGGTAGACTCTATGACACCGAAATATGTTGCTCCAGTTGCAAGAGACCCAGTAATTCCAGGAGCTATACCTCTATAAAAGCCTACAAGAATTGTTAGTACATACAAACTACAAAATCTGTAAATGCATTAGTCTGAAACAAGGAAACAAAGGATTCCAATAGTTTAAAGTCCTAAAGCATAGGTTTATGCATAATGACTTATATCTACATGATTGTTTATAAAAGTCATTAGAATTTTATTTCATGCATGCAGTCACCATATGAAGGTTGTGAGTAAACATGCAACATATATACAACTTTGGcatcataccaaaaaaaaaaaaaaaaaaattgaaagtactaaaatattatatatgatttacCTTTTAATCCATCAGCAACCCAGACGGTTCTTACCATTTGTAGGACGCTCTTTTGGTTCTGAAATTAAGAACATAGAGCGTCAAGAACCAAAACAATCACTTGCAAACAAAATGCTCCACCAAGAAAGAATAGCttgagaaaatgaaataaaatacattaactaatatttaaaaaaatcttatcaATAACCATAATAGTAATATAAACGTTTTTCCCATGTAATGTCATGAAAAGGACATGAAAACAATATAATTGTTTGTAGTTATACCTGACTTCCACTTAGAATAGCTTGACTTTGAATCCGTGTCTTTATGGTGTCAATTGGATGCATCATTCCTTCTCCAAAAGCCCCAGCAATAGCTCCCCATACAAACTCCCTCCATACTACATCACAAGATAAACTCAGTCATATATACAGCACCACTTCAGTATGCATATCGACATAATTTTGGGAAGCAACTGAAGCAACAGTAGAgccatttaattttatttagttccGACAAGAAGAGATTCAATCCAGGAGTATCAGCTTACACAAAATCCAGTCAATTCAAACATACCAAAGCTCCTCCTCATGCAACAAAATGGCTAAAAAGGTAGCATATTTAGTTTAGTAATTTAACTCACTTACCCCACAGGACTAGAACCTGCGACCTCCCACCCACCACCCGGTCTCTAGGGTGGTTGGAAGTGCCATTTGGACAGCCCAATAGCAAGGTGATGTAAGTATATGTGCTACTTGAATATCAATTTATTAGATGGCTGCACATTACTAGTCCACATTCTAAACAAACATATCGAATCTCCTCTCTTTGCGTCAAATTAGCCGAAAAGCAGCATATCCATGCATAGTATCTCGTGCAGCCCATGTAATTTTTCTCCACTAATTTCTTAATCGCACATCATGTAGGCTAAAAGCCAGCACAAGTTTGCAAAATATGCTAAAATATCATTAAACCAGTTTTTTGGAGCTATTCATGATTGAGAAATCAACAACTACATCAAGCAGTATATACTCCATACAAGTAGAAAAACAAGCTCAAGCATCAAATTCACCCCCCATTTGGCTACTAATAAAATGAAGACAACAACATGAACTCAcatgagaaaaaattaaatattaggttttgatttcttttctttttcaacattttctcaaaatccAGAAGATTTCCCTCCATTTGCTTGCCAAGGAAATAGTACGAGAgcttaaataaacataaacatatacATATTTTCTTACTAAAGTGTGTTTAATTGCTTCACATTCCAAAATGAATAATGAAACTCAATCTTCGATCCTAATGGTTGAATTCGGCTAGTACAGTTTTATCCACTCctacacataaaaaataaattaagaatcaCAATCTTATTTGCCCTCCCTTTTCCATCATTTTCTTAAACCAAACAGTACCTTCACAGCAAGTACATACGTCGCTCCAACAACACGAACCGAttatttcacaaacaacaaaagccGAATAAATTTCCAgatgattttttcttaaataatcgCGATTATGAAAAAGCTTACCAAAGAACTGATCGTGAGCTTTGTAGCTTGAAGCTTGTGTGTCGCTCGAAGATGAGCTCCGAACCGCCATTGAACTTGCAAAGAATTTCTCTGTAACTTACGCTCTCcaaatttaataacaaaatgcCTTCTAAAGGGCGCGCGCAGTTTGTCCACCCAAATTCCCAATTACCATCAGGCCCTTTACCTCTAGTACAAGTACTTGTAGTGGCGACTATTAGGCTTGTCAAGGCAAAGATGGTCGGTCTCGCTAGACTAGCAGTATTTAGTTTTTGGGACGACAATATTATCTGCTACGGCGACACAGATGATATAAGAACTAAGAAGCTGAAACAGCTCCTTACATTGACCTTAGTCGTCActaaaattttatgtttaatCGCCTATTGTGAGGTTCTTATATACGAGAAATTATTTgtgctaatattttttttaatatattttttattttattttataaattaatcattaaatttgtagacttatgtgaaTTTCACACAAATTAATGATTGaccacacaaatttaatagttgatctattaaataTATAGGGGAATATGAAAAAACATATGAGCAAATTAGGCACACATGACAGATGATAAATCGTTAATTTTGACGGTAAAGTGATAAGATTGACCTATTTCAAACTTGGGTAAAATTgactttattcttaaaattaacaATTCAGCGATTAAATCTAAATCAGATGAAAACTTAGggactaaatatgatttttttttcctaaaattaaaaacctaAGGAGATATTTAAAAATGGCAAAACAAAGAATAATTgtttgatatttcttttttctaatataaGCCCttcctcctaaaaaaaaaaaaaaaaactctaaagaCGGTAAAAAAGAAGAGCTCCTACCAAATATTGATtggttttacatttttaaaccTTGTCGtaagaaaatccaaaaaatggGTAAATGGTAACATCCTAAAACGATGCGTTTCAGTGTCAAGCTTGTACTTAGGAGAGATACGGCATCTTTGGCCTGAAAATTAACTTTATAGACCCAAAAGGTCACAGCGTTGCTACCCAGCCATCAGCGAGAGATACCACCTGACCTCCTGAGCTTTGCTGCTCTTGAAGACCCTCGTATAAGAGTTCCGATCTGCAACATCCGGTCCTAGGGTTTCTCTAATACATCACAAATCAGGAGCAAAAATGGCGATGGCTGCGCTGAGACGAGAGGGGAGGCGTTTCGCCCCCCTGATCTCTCCCCAACCAATCACCGCCGCTCGATCCTCTGTCATCTCAGGGTACGATCTCTATTCTCTACCGCACACTCTACTTTAAACCtgctcatctctctctctctctccgataTCCTTTGCTTCGCATTTCATATGGTTTTatcttctgtttggttgctgagaaagacgtggaaataattggaatgatgaaggaaaatgaaatgcTAAGGTGAATAGATTGCTTTaggtttttgtttatttgaggCTTTTGCTTACTCAGGTCCTAGATAGTGATAGACCTGGAAGATTCCTTCATTTCTTTGAGACCTAGCATACAATTAGGGTTGTTTGTTGCATTGAGCAagatatatacatacacacataTTTGTCTATATAAGTATGTTTTAATctgtttggctgctgagaaaaCACTGGAAAATGGGAGAAGGCTTATGctataatttttcaaactgaaAAAAGTGAAACTTTCAGTTTTGAAATTCTTGTTGATGTTATTTTCCCTACAATTTCTTCACAACCAAACTTAGTCTTTGGCTGATTAATGATAGTGCTTATGTTGCTTGGTAGTATCCGTATTTCACCCTCTTGTTGACGAGAAAACTGGGGGAACGAAAAGGAACTGGTCCTTAATGATTGGTTTTTCGCTGTTTTGGTTTCTGAGAAATTAAGTATTCACTTCAATTAAGTCAAATAGTTGTGTAAGACATTTTTGAAATCTTGTATTCCAATGAAAACGCATGCTTTAAAATGGATATCACTAAGATCTAAAAGTTTCCGTTCTTCTGATTATCCACTGTTTCTTGGTGACGAAACAAGGCATTTAAACTTGTTAGTCCAATAAGAATTATCTGTATTTTTTCAAACTCTACATTTTGTTTGCCACTTAGAAATGTAGAAAAAGAAACTAACATATATTCTTGACTGTTGCATTcttactctttttctttgttatccCTTTCAGAAATAAGAATACTTGATGGACAACAGTTGTTGGTTGAGTGAagtttgttgttgttattactGCTAGGCTTTGGCTACTGTTATTGGTAGCTCTATGACatacattcatttttttttaaaaaatttattcaaacataaattaaaattaattattattgttgttattattttctgagTAGTGTCAGTAATAAAAATTACTGAGCAATCTGAATGTAAATTATATGTAATGTGGATTCTAATATTAGTAATGCTTATTACTCGATGTAAATTTTTCTtggaatttcattttcttttgataatttttgttttacagTTCATCATTGAGtagcttaaaaataataataacagaaAAACTAAAGAGCTTGAGCTTCGCTATCGAAGGTGTGGTAGggttttgtttattaataaGAAATTGTGAGTTATCTTAAACTTCCTCCTTTTAGTTGATgttgaggaaaagaaaaaaataattatttgcaTACTTTTGTTGTGTTTAATTAGAATTGAAGCCTCTACTCAATTGCTTGAAATTGTAGTTAGTAGCATTGAGCCCTCCCCAATTTATGGATTATGTATTTTAAGTTAAGCTAGTAAAGTCAGGCTTTATTATTTAGAGAAATTATAAGTTCttacaaattttagaaaaacttAGAATTTCAATGGAACTGGAGAATACTTACATCAAGTATGTTTGAAGTTAATAATTGTAGTGTCATAACCTCATTTTCATTGACTGATTGCTTCATATCTGCATTCATAAAGATCTTGCATTTCCTTTTGCCTTTGGAGCTACTAAATTAATTGGTTTGGGTGGGCAGGGAGCAGGCACCTCTGGGAGTGCGCTCAATTTCAACCCAAATTGGTAAGAAATTATTGTCATCACGTTATAGCTGTCTTCTTTTCTGCCATAGACTTGCATTCTACTGCCTTATGGTCACAGTTATTCAGATAGAAACTGTTGATAATGTTGGTGCTTTTTATGTACAGTCAGAAACCGGATGAAAAGTGTGAAGAATATCCAGAAAATTACGAAAGCAATGAAAATGGTTGCAGCCTCAAAGCTGAGAGCAATTCAAGTTAGAGCTGAAAACTCACGTGGCCTGTGGCAGCCATTTACCGCTCTTCTTGGAGACACTCCCAGTATGTTTAtcaaaataactttatttttgatCTGTACTGCTCAAGTACcagttattttctttctcattgaATGTTACTTGAGTTTGTAATAGCATAAAGTCTTTCCTTATATACTTCTACAAGCTTGACTTCTACCATCTGCTTGTTCTGGCTTATCTGCACTGCATACACACCCACACTATTTATTAAAATCTAATAGGGTAACAAACACTTATGCACGCATGCATGGATACAGAGAAACACATACATTTACATGAAATTTCCTTATCCTGCATTAGCTAAAATAGTTTTGCCAAAATTCTCCGAAATCTCTGTGAAATGACACCACTATCTTTTTTAGCCTTTTGGTCAATAAAAGTTTAATGGTTTTGGTTCTCTGAGTAGTGGTACCCTCCATCACTTCTAGGGAAAGATAGTGGATGATGGTgccaatgagctttagctcaaatggcACCTCCCCTCTCCTTTTAAGAATGAAGTGGAGGGTGAAGTTGTTGGTTCAAAACTCAATaggttgaaaaaaagaaaaaagaaaaagagacacGTAGTGAATGATAATATGTTGggtttatatttttgctttcaATAGCTCAGTTAAGGTTTTAAATTGTATTTGATTTATATTACGTTTTTGTGCGAGGCATATTCAAAATCTTCAAATCTTTGTGGgttttcattttgcttctgcCATTGCTCAGAGTTTTTGTTTCTGTGACTGCCGAATTCATCAAGTACTTAGTAAATTGCAGCCGATCTTTAGCATATTCATCCTTTTTATGTTTGAACATGCTGTCAAAAATTTAGCTGAGAATGCTTAAAAGATGGATTGAAACAGACCTATTGCTAGAATTTCATCAATTCAGGTTAACAAGAAAGGGGTAAAACTATTTGTTCACAGTTTTTGAATTAAAACTATTCTTGATAGATTTTACAGGCAACCTTGACTGGAGCCTAGGTCcattcttgaaattgaaatgtTCATGAAATCGTTCTCTAGAATGATGTTTCTAGTTTGGTGATCTTATGGCTTCTCTTCCATTCACTATCCCCTTTTGATCAGTACATTT
This genomic interval from Corylus avellana chromosome ca3, CavTom2PMs-1.0 contains the following:
- the LOC132173322 gene encoding uncharacterized protein LOC132173322, whose translation is MAVRSSSSSDTQASSYKAHDQFFVWREFVWGAIAGAFGEGMMHPIDTIKTRIQSQAILSGSQNQKSVLQMVRTVWVADGLKGFYRGIAPGITGSLATGATYFGVIESTKKWIEDSHPGLGGYWSHFIAGALGDTLGSVVYVPCEVMKQRMQVQGTRASWGSVKPGMQMYGYYTGMFQAGCSIWKEQGPKGLYAGYWSTLARDVPFAGLMVMFYEAMKNVTEYGKQKWIPNTNYQVNSSMEGFLLGGLAGGFSAYLTTPLDVIKTRLQVQGSTTRYNGWFDAIRNVWMAEGTNGMFKGSVPRIAWYIPASALTFMAVEFLREHFNDGLNNGKVPGVASLSVDKKGSSLQEVV